The Oscillatoria acuminata PCC 6304 genomic interval TCTTTAGCTATTAAATTTAGCAAAGTTGTTTTTCCATATCCATACTCTCCTACCAAAAAGAGCTTAATTGGTCTTCTTATTTTGATAGATTGTTTAACTTCATCCAGTAAATCATTAATAAATTTTGTATGCACCAGTCTTGAACTGTATTCCTGAGATACTACTGAGGCAGCAGCACCAGAACTAACATAAGGATTTTGGGCGGCAGCTATTAAATTTCCGTTTACGTCTTGATAAGGCATAGTTAAACAGCAATAGCAGGTTCTAATATTTTAATAAATCCATAGTTAACACCTCGGATGTCAACTAAATCAATTCCGATATTACGAGCGAACTGAGATTTAGTTGTCCGTAATTCAATTCGATGAGTGAGTTGCAATTGAATCAAATGTTTTTTGAATTCATCTTCCGTATAATCTGATACTTGCTTGATATAAGTAAATATCTGGGCCAGTGGAACTAGCCCCAGACTTTTTTGAGCTTGGTCTCCATAATTTTTAACAATAAAATCTAAAAGATTCAAATAACTATCTATGGAAATTTTGTCTCGATAGAATCGATCAAGATAACCCACGCCAGGTTGACCCACAAAACTATAGCCACAATGTTGTACTAATAATTCTTGAAGTTTAGCGGGAGTGGGATTTTCTGGTAACCACTCTTGTTCATCCAGAATAGAAAGGGCCTTGTTGTAATCTTTAACAAGTTGAGAATACTGGCATCCAATTTCCGTTAAATTTTCGGTGAATCTTTCCAGATTGTCCGAATGCTTGACCAAATTTTCTAGGGGGGTTACCGCTTGGATTTTTGATTGAACCGAAATAGAGGCTCTAGTCTTTTCAGTTTGTGTTTCAGAATAGAGCTGACCATCAGCTTTATAAAAATCTAGAACGTAAAAACCCTCCAAATAGTTTTGTATGGTTGTAGCTGACATGGGAATTCCTGCTGGTTTGCCTTTATGTGGCTTATGAGTCACCAACTTGCCTTCCAGCCAAGACAAAGTAGCCTTTAGGGTCTGGCCGTTGTTGGCTACCAGACCCTCGGCTAGTATTTTCATATCTTCTGGATACTCTTTGGGTATATAAAAAACAGGAATGATTTTGGACATAGCGGGTTTTTTACCCGAAAGGGGCTATCCTTCAATTATAGCATCCAGTCGAACCTGACACCCAGGGTTGAGGTTGATGAAACAAAAATTTACATTTTGTTGAGTGGCTAGGCTGGAAGTTCTGTCGTTTTAAGGAATGTCAATTCGCTATCTTTTAGGCATCGCCAGTCAATCCTGCGATCTAACGACTACTGTGACTCTCTCTGGGAGAGGGTAATTTCCACATGACCCTTCTCATATAAAGTTTTCAACTGTTGCCATAGGTCCAAACTTTCTGGTGTTGAGGAGCGCAGTTGGCTAATGACGATCGCCCCCGATGCGATCGCCTCTAAAATCTGTTTTTCCTCTCCTGCTAAACTGGCATCCGGCTCAAACTTTTGTTGCACTGTCACCTGTATTGCGTCAAGTTTGGCGGCTACATCGTGCAACTGTTCGATCGCCGCTTCTAAGGCGTTTATGTCAGTCATTAGTTTAGGAAAAGCGGTGCTTACCTGGTCAAGTTCATCTTTTAACTCTGTGACCCGATCGCATAATTCCGTCACATCCTGTTGCCGCTCCCATCTCAAAAAAGACAAATCACGTTCTAGCTTTTCCCGTTGACTCAATCGGCGATCGCACTCTTCCTGCAACTGCTCTAGGAACACCTGGTTCAGAGTTTCATAAGAACCCAGACTATCTTCATCATCATACCGACAGAGGAGGCTGAGACGGCTTTGCTCCTGGTCCAGGCGAGTTAGTAACCCTTCATACTTGTTCAGCCTTACCTCGAACGCTTCTCGCTGCGATCGCCGCTCGCTATTCATCTGTTCCTCAATTTCAAGCAAAGGACGTTGCAGCAACTCGTATTCTAAGAAACCCTCGACTTGGCGATTGTTAAAATATTCAACAACGCGATCGACAAATTCATCTTCATAACGCCTCAATCGCTCTGGCTGATTATCCAACTCCTCTTTCAACTTTCCGGCACGGTTTAGAATAATTCGCCATTCTTCTAACCCAGCAACCAAGGGTTGAAGGCGATCTTTAGTCTGTTTCAAGCGTTCAAACTCCTGTTGACACTGCTCTAATTGACGAAACAAACTCAAGACTTCTGCATTGACCTCTATCGATTTAACTAGAGTCTCGCACTCTTTCTTTAATTGGTTTACTTCTCTCTCTACAACTTTTCGATGGTCATCTAGGCAAGCTTCTACACCGCTATTGCCACTCAAAATTTGATTCACTTTAGACCCATTAAAATCAGCAGTCAATTGTTTGACACTGACTTTAATCTGGTTCAAACATTGCTGGAGGTCAACTTTTTTTTCAGAGCAGAAGGCGACTAGACGATCTCCCTCTAACTGAATCGTTCTCTGAAATTGGTCGAGTGCTATCTCGGACCCATGTTTTTTCTGACTTGACTCAACATCACCTTGTTCAAATAGAGGCAGTTGTCGGGTCTGGTTGGATTGATCCAATGAATTTACAATCTTGGCCAGGGATTGCTGTTGGCATTCAATGCTCGTGGCAATTTCATACAGAAGGGGGTCGTTAAAAACTTCTAATAATGAAGCAACTTCGGTATTAAGCTGATTTAAACTCCACGTCAAATCATTGGCATCGAGTTCGGCGACTGATTGGCGAACTATTTTCTTTTTGCGATCCCACTCCACATACCGTCGTCGTTGCAACCATTCCAGTGTTTCCTGAAACTCCTGTTCAAGATAACCCTGTTCGCTAACTGTTTTCCAAACTTCTGGATAGGCTAACGCTTTTACTTCTTGTGTTCCTGAAACCGTTTCAACGGTTTGCACTTTTCCTCTGGATTCCAACTGTTTTTGAATGAAAGATTCCAGGGGATGTTCAGTGAACGTGATGCGGGACATTTTCTCTTTTTGGTTAGCAATTTTATAGTCAACGACTAAAGCGTGCCTGCTCAAAACGGCTAAAATGCTCCCCAGACCCGATCCAGAGGTTTCAAATAATTGTTCAAATTCTTCTTTGGGCGCTTGATAGGTCTCGCGACCTCGCCGAATTGCCAGGGGAAGTTTTTCCAGTAACAATTTATATTTAATTACCGTCGGACGCAAGTTACTATAGAAAGACTGATACTCGGGAAATAACGATTGACATTTCTGATAAAATACTGATTCTATCAGTTTAGTATCTGCCCCCTCAACTGCCTCTAACCCCTCGACTTTCCAACTCGCGGATTGAATTGCTGGGAACAGTAATCGTAGAGCATACTGGTGACATTCCCGACGGTGGTGTTCCAATCTAGCGCGCTCGGATTTGCTAATCTCCGCATGGTCTACGAGCCAATCTTGGATGAATTGGGACAAACTCAGTAAGGTACAGGCGGAACATTGTTCGGGAGGAATGACATTGTTGAGTAATCCGAATGCAGGGGGATATTCTCGGCCAAAACTGCGAGCAAGCTGGATGTGAAAGTCTACTTGACCTGTTCCGGCGATCGCTGTTAATCTCTGTTCAGGTTGTTCCGAGATATTCCCGTCGTAGCTCAAATAAAACCGCCAGTCTAGATGAGTGGGTTTAGGTGGCACAAACTGCATTAATTCTGACGGGTTATTCCCAACTGCCAGGGTTAAAGAACGATTGGGAAATTGAGCATGATGCCGTTCGGGAGCGCCAGTTAAGACATTATAAAAGCCAAATCTATCTTGCTTCCAAGTTATAGACGGCCAATTCCAGTTGGCTTTTTGACCAGATATAGATGCGGGAAACAGTAACGGAAGCAGATCCTTCATGAATGGGACTGTGGCCTGTTCTTGTTTGTGAACATCATTCCAACTTCCAAACCAATTTTGACGAAAGCGGTTGAGTATTTTATCTACAACTGTAGGATCGTTAGGTCGTTTGAGCGCTGCTAACGCAAAGCTCTGCTCTGTGGGTTGGGTAATTTGAAGCCCCGATAAGTTGTCATCGTTGGCAAGTTCACTGATACTTTTTAATACTCCAAATTCTTTAGCGTGGGTGGCAGAAATTCCGGCGGGAAACATTGCCATCAGTTTAATGGCCTCAAGTCCTTGTGGATGTTTGATAATCGGGGGTAACAGTTCCAATGTGGCGATCGCATTATTAATTTTGTGCTGTTGAACCCCATAAAATTCAACTCGTCCTTCTAAATAATCCTGAATTAAATGGACCGGAGTATAGGCCGTCTCATGCTCTCGATAAAATTTGACAATTCGTTTGAACACTTCAATGATTGTGCGCGGACCACTACTGAGATCTTTGCGATCGCACAACTGACTCAAACTCTCAATTGTTGCCGGATGTGCTAATTGCCAACCTTGGGATTCATTTTCCAGGAACTTGACACACAGCGCTGTCCAAAGTTTCCCCGGAAATTCATAAGTGTAGGCATCAGCTAATCTGAGGGAAACTTTCTGCTCTTTCATGCGGTGAATAATATCACCAGCTTGTTCATCAATGGCGGATTCAGTTGGAGTTGTAGGCATTCCCAGCATTAAGGCGATGGGAATTTTCCCCAAAGACCGCATCCCTTTAATCAGATCACTTAAAACTTGAATGCGAGCGCTGGCTCCTTCTTCGGTTCTTAGGAATTCCTGGCTTTCATCCGCAAATATAGCTAAACCTCGAAACCCAGCTTTTTGAATAATCGGAATGCTCTCTTGCCAAAAAAGCAGAACGCTATCAGGTGTGATTTCCGTATTGAATTCTTGAACAATTTTGAGCGCTTTTTCAGGACTCAGTTTGTACTTAGAGGCGATTTCAACCGCTTGCTCCTTTAGAGACTTTACAGCACACTTTTCATATAAGGCTTTCAATTCAGGCAAAAATTCACTTTTCTGTTCTTCTTTTAAGATAGCTGTAATCCAAGCATAAGTGGCTAACATCAAATTTTCCACTTCTTTAAACTTGAATGGAGGAACGGCAACGATTTTATTTTGCTGACACTGAGACCACAAATAAATCAAAGTGGCGGTTTTGCCATAGCCATAGTCCGCACTCAGGTAGCCATTGACTGATTTTCCTTTCTCAAGTTCTTCAATCAATCGATTTCTCAGTTCCTTCACGCGATCCAGCGGATCGTAGCTATTCGCATACAACTGATAAACAGTAGCTACCCCAAAAGGATCTCGTTCTATCTGGGAAGGGCTAACTGTATCGACAATTGCCTCAATTTCATCTAGTTGTCTTAAAAATTTTTCCATATTAAAAGCCCTTATAAATAACTCATTACAACTAAACTAATTCCGTCCAGTCCGGGGATTTAGTGAGCGATATCCATTGCCCATAGCCCCCTTCATAGCCCCAATCAAAGAAACCGCCGCAATCATAATCATAAGTGCGTTTGGCATTATCTAGGCTGCCTTCTAATCCGCTGGGGTCAAGAACCAACATTTGACAAATAGAATCTTTAATTTCTTCTTTCAAGAAGATTTTAACTCCATAAGTTCTCTGCTGTTGCTTGTAGATACTATCTATTGATTTTACCACAACGGGAGCCGAGCAGAAGTAGCGACGACTGAAAACTTCGGATTTTCCTTGAGGTTCAATGACCGGGGGTGATAGGGTGCGTAACCAATTGAGAATACCGGCAATACTGGTATCACTAAAAGCAATGTCACTGGTGGGTTGTTGATACTGCAAGGAAGCGGATTCAATTGTTTCTCCAACCAGAGCCTTTTTCTCAGGCATTGATAAAACGACTTCTTGTCGCGCCCATAGTTTTTGTACAACCGTTGCATAAGCCCAAGAAAACCTTTTATTCGGTTCTTGTAAATGAAGTTGGTAAATCAAGCTATGAAAAAATTCTCCCAGTAAATCGGGGTGTTTCTGAAGGATATCGGCAGCGACTTTTCCTTGATGGGTTAAACTCGGAATTTTAGTCTGTCGTTCCAAAATAGAAATATTTCTCAAAAAAGGAAAGACATTTTTTTGTAATACTGCAAGCCCCAGGTTACAAATAGAGGCAAGTTCTTCTAGATCGTTTTGGGGATGATTTTCTATAAAATCCAGGATAGCGGATACTCTTTCTAGAGTAGTATTTTGCTGGAGATGCAACGTTAATCTTTTTGCCATATCACCCTTCTAAAGTATCCAGCCATGCGGCCAAGTTATGCATAATTCGATAATCACGACTGGTTCTTAATTTTTGAATATCCTGGCAAAAATAGCAGGAATGATTGGTTTTTATTTTGAGCTTTTCAAAGCCTGATTTTGTTGTTTCAAATCCTCGCCTTACCGTAATTTGAATTTGAGAAGTATTCGGGAAAAAGATGCTACCAAATCCTCCAGCTTTCCACCAGGTTGTACTATCGAGAGAATGGGGATACAGGTTATTTCTACGAAGTCGATTAAAGCTGCTAGGACCTCCGATTCCGAAGCAATGAACCTGCATTCTATATTCATTCGCAATTGTGCAAACAGTTTTAAACAATGCCAAACTAGACTCGGAAAGCATATTCACACTTCCATTGGGTCCTGATGTTCCCCATGAGCCGAAACCAATGCGCTCAATACCCATTCTATTATAAGTTTCGATACAGCGTTTTATTTGGTGAATGTAACGACCTTGTACCGGGGCGATCGCACGCTCTTGTACATACAGTGGCATTTGGCTAAAAAACCGTTCACACTGATAGAGCGTTTCGCGAACTTTATATTCTACAATTTCATCACTATCAGTGCTTAATGGAACAATATCGGGCAATACATATCCATCAGTCCATTGATTCTGGCGATAAAATCGGTCTAAAAATGAAAGTAACTCGTCATAAGTTCGTTTCCCTTGCTGCACCTGATAAGCTCCACAATCAAGCCAAACTGTTTCGATTTCTCCGGCCCGTTTTTGCTGTTGCAAATATTCAGTCGTGGATGCAGGAGAAGCAATGGGAGAATAGAGGACATGAGCAAATGGGTTGCGCGTGTCTCCCCCGGATTTCCAAAGCTGAAACAGCCGCTTGAGTTCTGAACTGCTGGCGGTGAAAGAAGCAATAAATTGTGGACGATATGGTGCAATGGGGAGGAGTTTCTTTTCCCAAACCACCAAGGGCCGATTTTTCCCTTGTTCAATCTTAACTCGGCGAAAATTGAGGCGGGAATAAAATCCGTTAGCTGCTAAATCCAATGGGCATTTCAGCCGCAACGTGGTCATTCCACAGCTTCTACTATGCTCCTCCCACGCTTGGCATAGCTGACGACCAATCCCTTGCTTTCGTAAAGAGGGAGCGACTACGAGATGATAAAGCGTGGAAATCTTATCTCGTCGGTGATGAAAGTGCAAAAATCCCTGTTCTGGGATATGAAAAATTTCTTGGTTGTTGATAGCGTCGGCGAGAATGGAGCGATTGACAAATCCCAACTCTTTCCGATGGGCGTCAGCCAATGCCTTAAGATCAGATAAGTCCTCGATTTGGCTCAATTTCACCTTTGGAACAACAACGGTCTGCACTGTTTCCCCCACTGAAGTAGCTACTCCCTCATGATTGGGAGATATTTATCTCCTGTTAATCTTACACCCTGAGCGCGGTTGTCAAGTTTAACAGATTTGTGCAAGTTTTGTACAGATGCGGCTGGGCTGGATTCAAGAAAAATCTTTACCCCCTGTCAAGACAAGGTTCCAGAGTGATAACCGTTCTAACTGGCGCTCAATAGCACCCTTGTCAAGGAACTCCCCAGGGTCGCGATGTGCTGCGCGAAAATACTTTGAGTTCACCACTCAAATTTAAGGGGTTTGTACGCAAAGAGCAAGGGTTTCACGGCGATGTCTTATCCGTCTAAGATGGCGATCGCCCGGGTAGATGAGATCCAGGGATAAGGGTGAGTCTTCCCCATTCCGCAAAATACTCAGCCTTTGCTCTGGAGAGGCCCAGTTTTGCGATCGGGGAATTGCGGCAAAAGTCGTGAGGGGTGATACCGAGGTTGGTCCTCAAGGAAGAGATGGGCTAGAGGCAGAAGTTAAGGGCGATCGCCAGCAGCAATTCTCATTTTGGCAAAAAACTGTTCAAATCCCCTTGAGCCGTGTATGGTAATGATATCTGCAAAACCCAAGAGAGCCAGAGCTATTGAAAAAGCTAGGTTTGTTTGATACTGTAGTGGCTTCTTTTCGCCAACGCTTGTCATCGCTACCAGACAAACGTCGGGGTAAAAATACCCGCTATGGAATGGAAGATGCCGCTTTGAGTGTATGCGGGCGTGTTCTTCACCCAAACCCCATCCTTCCTGGCCTATCAGCGCTTTTCTGGCAGACAATAAGGGTCGAAGCAATGCTCAAAGTCTGTTTGGAGTCCATAAGATTCCCACCGATAACCACATCCGGGACCTACTCGACGGGGTCGCACCCTCGGAGGTGTTTCCCGTATTCGAGGAAATCCTACAGATATTGGACGAACAGGGGCAGTTGAAAGACTTCCGGTCTGTGGCCGACACGCTATTGGTTGCTATGGATGGGACCGAATACTTCAGTTCCACTCAAATCCACTGTCCTGCCTGCTCGACACGCACCTTGAAGTCAGGAGAGATTCACTACGGACATAGCGTGGTTACTCCGGTCATCGTCTGTCCGGGGCAGAATCAGGTGATTCCCTTAGTCCCTGAGTTTGTCCGGCCCCAAGACGGTCATGACAAACAAGACTGTGAGAACGCTGCGGCAAAGCGGTGGTTGAACCAGCATGGTTCGCGCTTCAGTCGATTGAAGGTAACGGTGTTAGGGGATGACTTGTACTCCCACCAACCCCTGTGTCAGCTCCTGTTAGACCACCAGTTGGACTTTATCCTGGTCTGTCGCCCGGACTCCCACACCACGCTTTATGACCATATAGAGGGGATTGACCTACCAACGGTCATCCGCAAACGGTGGACAGGAAAAGTTGAGGAAATCTGGACTTACCGATATCTCAATGAGGTACCCCTCAAAGACGGGGCCGATGCGCTGATGGTTAACTGGTGTGAGGTAACTGTTAGCCATCCTGACCTTCATGTGATTTACCACAACGCCTTTGTCACCCGCTACACCCTGAGTGATGACAACGTGGCTGAGATTGTTCAAGCTGGGCGCACTCGTTGGAAGGTTGAGAACGAGAATAACAACACGCTCAAAACCAAAGGCTACCATCTTGAACACAACTTTGGGCATGGCAAACAGCATCTCGCGGCCTTGTTGGCGACTTTGAATATCTTGTCCCTACTCTTTCATACGCTGTTGGAGCGCCTCGACGAGAAATATAAACGGCTGCGAGCCCATCTGCCGACTCGCAAAACCTTGAGTGATGATTTGCGTGCTTTAACCCGCTATCTCTATTTCGATAATTGGGATCACCTGCTTACGTTCATGCTCCAGGGTCTTGAGCTAGAGATTCCTCCCAATAGCAGTTAATTTTCCAAAATGAGAATTGCTGCGATCGCCAGTCAGGGAGTATAGTTAATCCCTAGATTAAATTATAATAAAGGTTTCGTTCAACCGCCGGTGATGGGTTCCTTATGCTCTTCCAATCGGATCGGGTGGCGATCGCATGAGGGAAAAACAATGCCGAAATGGAAAGTCACAACAGAATTCACCTTTGACAGCGCCCACTTCATCAAAGACTACGATGGACCCTGCGGACGGATGCATGGACATACCTATCGAGTGCGGATAGAAGCCACAACCCAGAAGCTGCATTCCTCCGAATACTGCCCTCACGAGGTCATGGTTGCCGATTTCAAAACCCTCCGTTGGGCAAAACGCGACGTCAGCAAAGGCGGATTAGATCACTGTGTCCTCAATGATGTCATGCCACCGGAATACGAAACCACCGCCGAGATGATCGCCAAATACATTTACGACGAAACCAAGCGCCGGTTACCAGAAGGGGTGAGCTTAAAAGTGGCAGTCTCAGAAACACCCAATTCCTGGGCTGAGTATGAGGATGATTGAGGCGAAAAACCGAGGCGACTGGGCTTTCTGGAGATAGAAAAGCAGCCTTTGTGGAATCTGCTTTTTTGTGGGGAATTGGCCGGATGGAGTGGGGTTGAGCAATTGCTGAATTCATCCAGATTTCTCAGGAGAATAAACAGATCGAGCAAACTCTAAAACTTCCTGTTGACGTTCCTCCGACAACCGGGAAAGCACAGCCCCCAGCCGCTCAGATACAGACAGCCAACTCTTTGTACTAGCTTTCCAAACCACGAGAAACGCTTCCGAGGAGAGGGTACATA includes:
- a CDS encoding GNAT family N-acetyltransferase, whose product is MQTVVVPKVKLSQIEDLSDLKALADAHRKELGFVNRSILADAINNQEIFHIPEQGFLHFHHRRDKISTLYHLVVAPSLRKQGIGRQLCQAWEEHSRSCGMTTLRLKCPLDLAANGFYSRLNFRRVKIEQGKNRPLVVWEKKLLPIAPYRPQFIASFTASSSELKRLFQLWKSGGDTRNPFAHVLYSPIASPASTTEYLQQQKRAGEIETVWLDCGAYQVQQGKRTYDELLSFLDRFYRQNQWTDGYVLPDIVPLSTDSDEIVEYKVRETLYQCERFFSQMPLYVQERAIAPVQGRYIHQIKRCIETYNRMGIERIGFGSWGTSGPNGSVNMLSESSLALFKTVCTIANEYRMQVHCFGIGGPSSFNRLRRNNLYPHSLDSTTWWKAGGFGSIFFPNTSQIQITVRRGFETTKSGFEKLKIKTNHSCYFCQDIQKLRTSRDYRIMHNLAAWLDTLEG
- a CDS encoding 6-pyruvoyl trahydropterin synthase family protein — encoded protein: MPKWKVTTEFTFDSAHFIKDYDGPCGRMHGHTYRVRIEATTQKLHSSEYCPHEVMVADFKTLRWAKRDVSKGGLDHCVLNDVMPPEYETTAEMIAKYIYDETKRRLPEGVSLKVAVSETPNSWAEYEDD
- a CDS encoding DUF4926 domain-containing protein — its product is MSQPELFDIIELLVDLPNYHLRAGSQGAIVECFAEGEYEVEFANEEGETLELCTLSSEAFLVVWKASTKSWLSVSERLGAVLSRLSEERQQEVLEFARSVYSPEKSG